CAGATAGtacagacaatttaatttaaatgttgtattttatttcacacattaagattctaatgtacctatattatatgatgtataaataacattaataagttaatttcactATGTTCCcaatatttattacaccattttattgttgtatttctttCTTaagtagtattaatttatattgtattaatggttctcctttgtttttatgtaatcatATATATGCTATTGACATTAATCAGTCAATTTCACTGtactcacaatatttttaatattttgtacactgtATTTCGCTGAACTACTtgattgatttatattgtattaatggttGAGAcattacttaattgtattaacgtattgacatatttttattaattgttttactcaTGATTGAGATTTCATTACTATTAGattctatataattaaattttattactatttacttactatatataaatgtaattatttcaatatttatataattgacattgtattaattgttttgctCAGTAAAAGagtatttgttttgtgttaaaCACCATTtgttcaataacaatttttttaaaatacagtaaattaATAAGCACAACAGTTTTGTCCTATTTGGTACATGGGTAGAACCTAACCCgactaatataactaaaataacaatttaaaaaaccattgatactatacacacaattggatatcttaataacaatatttagtttataatttattatataagataatgtGTAATGCAACATTTTGTACACGCTACAACACTGCAAATTgctgttgattattttttacataatttgttttacataataaaacaccattgatgatactattttattcactaaaaactttaatattatgtagtgtgcTACTACATACTAGGTCACCgtgaattgatataatttattttgccacTGGATCAATTGCTATGAAAAGTAACTCTCGGATGAGAcggaaacacatattatattatttacttttttattagtttttattagttttatattattattacacatgaaattaaattactttaacaatggaaatatgtatacaatttaggtTGTATTTGTTTTACTCATTGTAGTATATTGATtctaaaatctttaattttgttacatgcAAATCTTTAGACATCCCAtgcaatacctacctaatgtcaTTAACTTCACTGACATCCTGACAaccattataactatttataactcTTATTTGATCCACACACcacacataatttattgtgttgtaatagtatgaactatattatgtttttggtaactaatagaaatttaaaaaaatccttcATACTGTACCCAAAGTACAcacatagtaatttaaaaatatccagtAGGAGAggaaaaggaaaataaaatataattttaaatgatatagtcATGTTTTATTGATCAtctgaaaaaaacataacaaataaacaTAGAAAAATTTTTGTTGAGAAAAAATGTTCCTGTTAAAAACTCACTTATTGGGTGTCTGCTATCGGTACCTGAAAATGATATGTTtgattagaattattaatttcaaaaactaaagtatttatattatatccttacgACGTTTGGCGGTGGGCTCGGTGGCGTCTCCCTTGCTGTGACGTAGAGCTCCTgaaaataatgtgtttgattagacaaaacttgaatttttcttaaatatattatatactaatatatccttacgtttGGCGGCTGCGCAGTTTCGGCGGTCTGATTGAGGTcctgaaaaatttgtttaattagatttataaatttcaaaaactcaatagcttttttttaatatactaatatatccttacgtctgctggtcgactactgctggcctcctgaaaataatttgtttaattagatttataaatttcaaaaactcaatagcttttttttaatatactaatatatccttacgtctgctggtcgactactgctggcctcctgaaaataatttgtttaattagatttataaatttcaaaaactcaatagcttttttttaatatactaatatatccttacgtctgctggtcgactactgctggcctcctgaaaataatttgtttaattagatttataaatttcaaaaactcaatagcttttttttaatatactaatatatccttacgtctgctggtcgactactgctggcctcctgaaaataatttgttaattagatttataaatttcaaaaactcaatagcttttttttaatatactaatatatccttacgtctgctggtcgactactgctggcctcctgaaaataatttgtttaattagatttataaatttcaaaaacttgataattattttaaatatactaattactaatatatcATTACGTTCGGCGGCCTCCGACTTTCCGTCTGCCTACGGTcctgaaaaatttgtttaattagatttatcaatttcgaaaacttgaacgctttttttaattatactaaatatatatcctTACCTTCTTCGGCCGCGGCGAGGCCGTTTTCAGTAGACcgtcctgaaaataatttgtttaattagattttttgatttcgaaaacttgaatgtctttttaaatatactaatatatccttacgctTGACGACGGCCGCCGCCTACCACCATCACCACCCCTCCGCCTACCACCATCACGACCCCTgacaccgccaccgccaccgccaccgcccctTTTGGACGGACCACCTCTGGACTtggctacaatataaattacaattatatacataatattaagactgTTATTAAGGAATATGTAAAGTAAACACTCACCGCAATCCCGGGACAAATGTCCCTGTTTACCACAGTTATAGCATTCTGAAACgggtagatataattttaatcgtttctaattgtatacaatatatatatattaaccaataGTCTTATACAAATGTATGCTTACTTCGGTCGCGAcctccaccgccaccgccatcgccatcaccaccaccaccgcccccTTTCGACGGGCCACCTCTGGGCTtggctacaatataaattacaattatatacataatatacataacagttataaaattctgaaacgggtagataatatataatatattaaccaatgatcttatacaaatgtatacttacGTTGAGCGCGGTCTTGCCCGTGGTTAACATACACTGTGCAGCTCCGACTTATGTTGAAGACGctcattctaaatttaataagacAGTTGAAAAGAACAATTGATTGGTCtgcattattatgtttgtggcattataaaatattcaattcgtCTAACGAAATGCATATGGTGCACACTAAAACTAAGCCAGCGTTTGAAAATTTATAtggtataacaatatacattatacattaattgataaatacgaTCGGCGGtgaccgtgttaaaaacaaaaacaaaaaatagaaaaaatatttagtttcacaGAAAGCATGTGTTGCAGACAAAACTAAGGCTCGATTTTCTtcgcaaatttatattattattttattatttaaattaataaattattatatacgatccgCGTTGAACGTGTTAAAAAAACAAGGCCCTGATGTACGCTTGGCAATTGCCGTTAATGTTTTAGACTTTGTTACTCATTCTGAAGTTGACAAATAAAAAGCAATAAAGAAAGTGTAtagtaaaacaaacaataagtgATCTGTCGGTATTATTAAGTCGatggtatgataaaatattaaattcgttgAACGGAAAGCATGTGTTACATTACATTGATTGATTAATACCTACGATCTGCGGTCAACGTTTTAAAaagcaacaaattaaattaatactaaattgtatactcACGTGTTTTCTGTTATTCACGGCTGTCGGATGTTTAATAACGGTTATAGTCGGACGTCGGGTCGTCGGCGCAGTCTTAGAGCGGCGACAATAACAAGAGTCAAGGCAGGTAACCCATGCGGGTGACGATATCGCACGGCTGATTTAttgaattgacatattatatcgatattttatatttttatattattcattcgaACACAGCATTACACCTTACACTTTTGACCATcattctttttttcatttttgcaaaaaattttcatatagtcataataatgcCACAGGATCATCACTCAAATTCATTAATACACACGCAAACATGGTTTTCAAACATTCCCGCCTTTGACAGAATACCGCCAAAGTGGTAGGCCTTATCACCGACCGTTTATCGTCGATCCTCTCGCTATCAGCGAATGACTTACAGTAAGTTGTAGGCGCGACTTTTAACAAGCCGACCCCGCGTTACGTATCCCCCGATTACACGATACGGGAGACCTTGGGTCAAACATCATGTTGGTGCGCGGAAACGTTTCCGTGTTTTTCGGAGGTTCGTATGGGAAACAGAACCCCGATCCGCTGATCGAGTTTCGCTTCTATATTGCTCTACTCTACTACTAAGCTTATGACGACAGAAATTATTAACGTGGCCGCTggaaattcacataatatttccaatatatattacgcatggaaatgtttaatgtttttgtagATCGTATtggttattgtaatttgtaacattatatgggtttgcttattatatacctaaagtttatttacatatatacatagtatacatagtataacattatactgcatatatataattatccggaccactgaggtgactgacctgctagacaccctaaaaagacggttactataagatttgcatagaagcccgaaatgttttgaattttttttcacgtacattattacttaattttctgtTTTCGGAGACAGTTACGGAGACAGTTACGGAGACctggccgtcgcatattgtctgctatccgacgaagtcggattgcctactcggacccctgaggtgactgacctgctagacaccctacccttattattacggtgaacgtcattcgaggtgactgaccacctagacactcaaaaaatgatgttggctatatgatttgcatagaggcccgaaatgttttgaattttttttcccgaaatttattacttaatttcgtgttttcggcgacagtaatgaacgctgtccgcgattcgacgcagtcggattgcatacctgacgaagtttcccagccgtcgcacattgtccgctatccgacgaagtcggattgcctacccgcaccactgaggtgactgatctgctagacacccataaaaagacggaggctatatgattttcatagacccccgaaatgttttaaaatttttttcacagtaaagaacgctgtccgctatccgacgcagtcggattgcatacctgacgacgtgacatggccgtcgcatattgtctgctatccgacgaagtcggattgcctacccgcaccactgaggtgactgacctgctagacaccctaaaaagacgatggctatatgatttgcatagaatcccaaaatgttttgaattttttttcacgtaattattttttccattttcggtgacagtaatgaacgttgtccgcgattcgacgcagtcggattgcatacctgacgaagttacgcagccgtcgcacattgtccgctatccgacgaagtcggattgcctacccgcaccacaaaggtgactgacctgctagacaccctaaaaagacgatggctatatgatttgcacagaatcccgaaatgttttgaatttttttttccgttttcggtggcagtaatgaacgttgtccgcgattcgacgcagtcggattgcatacctgacgacgtgacccggccgtcgcacattgtccgctatccgacgaagtcggattgcctacccttattactacggcgaacgtcattcgagatgactgacctgctagacacccataaaaagacggcggctatatgattttcatggacccccgaaatgttttacaatttttttcacgtttcacgttttgaacgttgcatacctgttgccgagacatataatttcaacgtcgaggtaggtgactgacccgctagaccccaaataaatcgaggtggctctatgattatccgaaatatttgaattctattacttgatttggcgtttttgaaggcagtaaaaaacttacagctctccggttaactaatccactatccttctcacaaatcca
This genomic window from Metopolophium dirhodum isolate CAU chromosome 1, ASM1992520v1, whole genome shotgun sequence contains:
- the LOC132932803 gene encoding uncharacterized protein LOC132932803; this translates as MSVFNISRSCTVYVNHGQDRAQPKPRGGPSKGGGGGGDGDGGGGGGRDRKCYNCGKQGHLSRDCAKSRGGPSKRGGGGGGGGVRGRDGGRRRGGDGGRSTENGLAAAEEGPQSDRRNCAAAKRALRHSKGDATEPTAKRRTDSRHPINDQ